Genomic segment of Fundidesulfovibrio magnetotacticus:
ACGAGAAATTGGAGCATGAGAAGTGGTAGTGCCTGACGACAGCATAATCCTTGCCCAGATATACAGGGATCTCCTGGGGATTCTTCAGCTTGTAGTTCGTGAGTGCAAGCACGCCTTCCGTATCGCTGGCAGAGAGCGCAAGGAGCGGCTGAACATGCGGCAGGCGCTGCATGAAACCGCGCAAGACCGAAATGGGCATGAAATTCATCTTGCCGCCCGTGAAACACTGTCTCGCGAGGTTCACGAGATGATCAAGGGGAACTCTCCTGGACGGATCGAATTTCGCATCTTCTGAATATCCACAAAGGTCCGCAAAGCAGACATCCTCGGCGTCAGCCGCATAAAAACCAAGTTTTTGAAACATCACATGGTACCGTCGCCCCTTCTGGAACTTATACCCATCCACAACGAACGGATGATGCTTTTGACCCTTATGTTGTCTCCAGAACGCAGGCCCATCCCTGAGGTATTCCAGAACGAGCTTCCTATTCTCTCCGGACAGTTCCGAATCAAAATTCGCGTCCGTCCCCCAGAAGATATGTCTTGCAACCGCTGGTGAAGCGCCCTGGTACTGGCGGGCTTCGTAAGCCTCCCGGATTTCATTGCCCATGCGCCGGATCCTCTTTCAATGTCGGAACATCTGACATGTTCAGGTTGTTGAACGTACATCAACAAATTGTATCCATCGTGCACATGCGCACATCATCAGCTAGACGCATCCCTTCTCACATGACTGACGACTGAAATCAACCAACGGCATACGGAAGTTCTGTATTTCCCTTCGGCCATGGTCACGCCGCGTCAAACAGCCCGCGTGGGCGCACCTCCCCGGGCCTGCTCATCCTCTCTCCCCCCCCCTGAAATCCCGTTGGCAAATGGGGCCACATGCGGTACCATTCTTCATGGGTTCAACGAAGAAGAATCTGGCGCGCATGAGGCGCAACCTCCAGGACTGGCGCATCGAAGACCTCCAGGCCATCGCCAGAGCGGAAGGGATCGAGTGGCGGCATAAAGGCACGAGCCATTGCATTTTCGTGCGCCGGGACGGAGCGACCTTGCCCGTTCCGGCCAAGCGGCCCATCAAGCCGGTCTATATCAAGCTTTTCCTGGAATTCCTCGGAGAATGACCATGCACGACCTGAGCAAGTACCCCTTCGAAATCCGCACGCTCTCTCCCGAGGACGGCGGGGGCTTCCTCATCTCCTACCCCGATTTCAACGTCTGCGTGAGCGACGGGGCCACCATCGAGGAGGCCCTGGCCAACGGCCGCGAGGCCCTGGCCGAGACCATCGCCGCCCTGGAGGAAACCGGTCACCCCGTGCCGGAGCCGGGCTCCGGCCAGACGGCCTCGGGGCAGTTTCGCCAGCGCCTTCCCAAGAGCCTGCACGCCCGGCTGGTCTCGCAGGCCAAGAAGGAGGGCGTGTCCATGAACATGCTCGTGGCCACCTACATCGCCGAGGGCCTGGGCAAACGGGGACGGGCGCGCTAGCCCCCCCTTTTCCCATTTTTCGCACTTTGCCCCTTGACACCCCCGCCGCCGGGCGGGTAGTCATGCAGCCCATGCACTCCACCAACTTTACCGCTGGCTTCTTTTCCTGGTTTTATTTTTGGTTTAGCCGCGCCAGCGGTATCGGGAGTGGTGCACGGTAACGAAACGAATCGACCGGAAACCAAACCGAGGGCCGCTGGCATAAAGCCGGCGGCCCTCTTCGTTTACCAGGACCCCGGCTTATCCGGAGGCCGCAACCGCGGAGGATCGCAAAATGCTCATCGGAAAAGCCGTACGCCTGGAACGCATCTTCAACCGCAACAACAACCGCACCATCGTCGTCCCCATGGACCACGGCGTCACCGTTGGCCCCATCGACGGACTCATCGACATGCGCGAGACCATCAACCAGGTGGCCGAGGGCGGCGCCAACGCCGTGCTCATGCACAAAGGCCTCGTGCGCTGCTCCCACCGCAAGCGCGGCCGCGACGTGGGCCTGATCATCCACCTCTCCGCCTCCACCACCATCTCGCCCTTCCCCAACGCCAAGACCCTCGTGGCCACCGTCGAGGACGCCCTCAAGCTCGGCGCGGACGGCGTCTCCCTGCACATCAACCTGGGCGACGAGACCGAACGCCACATGCTCGAAGACTTCGGACACGCCACCTCCAAGGCCACCGAATGGGGCATGCCCGTGCTGGCCATGGTCTACGCGCGCGGCCCCAAGGTGAAGAACGAGTACGACCCCGCCACCGTGGCCCACTGCGCCCGCGTGGGCATGGAACTGGGCGCGGACGTGGTGAAGGTGCCCTACACCGGAGACGTGGAAACCTTCGCCAAGGTCTGCGAGTCCTGCTGCATCCCCGTGGTCATCGCGGGCGGCCCCAAGCTCTCCGACGTGCGCGACCTGGTGACCATGGCCCACGACTCCGTACAGGCGGGCGGCTCGGGCCTCTCCATCGGGCGCAACATCTTCCAGTACGCCCAGCCCTCCCGGCTGGTGCAGGCCCTGCACGGCGTGGTGCACCTCAACTGGGAGGTGGAACAGGCCATGGAACTCCTCAAGGACTAGGCGGGACATCGTGAAACAGGTCTGGTTCAAAGCCATCCCCTTCGAGAAGAAGCTCGTCACCCTGGCCCTGGAGTCGGGCGTGGACGCCGTGCTCGCCGAACCCCAACACGCCGACGCCGTGCGCGCCCTGGGCCGCGTGGAGGTCTTCACCCCCGAGGAGGCCGCCTTCGTGGCCCTGGCCTCCAAAGCCGACGAGCAGACCGCCGTGGACGCCCTCAGGGACGGACGCAAAACCGTGCTCACCCTGGGCTGGGAGATCATCCCCGTGGAGAACATCCTGGCCCAGGCCAAGGGCCTGGCCGTGGAAGTGGACGGGCTCGACCGCGCGCTCCTGGCGGCGGGCATCCTGGAGCGCGGCGTGGACGCCGTGCTGGTGCTCCCCGAGGCCGCGGGCGACCTCAAGCGTATCGTGGCCGGCGTGAAGCTCTCCCAGGGGGCCATGCCCCTGGAGACGGCCGTGGTCACGTCCATCAAGGCCGCCGGGCTGGGCCACCGCGTCTGCGTGGACACCATGAGCGTGCTCAAGAAGGGCCAGGGCATGCTTGTGGGCAATTCGAGCGCCTTCACCTTCCTGGTGCACGCCGAGACCGAATCCAACCCCTACGTGGCAGCGCGCCCCTTCCGGGTGAACGCCGGGGCCGTGCACGCCTACGCCGTGATGCCCGGCGACCGCACCACCTATCTCGAAGAGCTGGCCTCGGGCGACGAGGTGCTCATCGTCTCGGCCTCTGGCGAAACGAGCTTGGCCACCATCGGCCGCACCAAGGTGGAGGTGCGCCCCATGCTGCTGGTGACGGCCAGAACCGCCGAGCGCGAGGGCGCGGTGTTCCTCCAGAACGCCGAGACCATCCGCCTCACGCGGCCCGGCGGCGAGCCCGTGAGCGTGGTGGCCCTCAAGCCCGGCGACGAAATCCTCGTGCGCTCCGACCAGGCCGGACGCCACTTCGGCATGCGCATCGCCGAAGAGATCAAGGAAGGCTAGGCATGACCTCCAACACCGACGACCCCGCGCGCGACGAACCCCTCGTCGCCGTGCGCGACGCCATCGACCAGGTGGACCAGGACCTCCTGGCCCTGCTCAACCGCCGCGCCGCCCTCTCCCTGGAGGTGGGACGCCTCAAGGCCGGCAGCGACGAGCCCGTGTTCAAGCCCTTCCGCGAGAAGGAGGTGCTCGAAAAGCTCGCCCGGGAGAACCCCGGCCCCCTGCCCGACGAGCACCTGCGCTCCATCTACCGCGAGATCATGTCCAGCTCGCGCAGGCTCCAGCGCACCCAGAAGGTGGCCTACCTTGGCCCCGAGGGCACGTTCTCCTACTTCGCCGCCGTGAGCTACCTGGGCCGCTCCTCCGAGTTCACCCCCCAGCCCGGCATCCCCGAGGTGTTCGAGGCCGTGCACCTGCGCGACGCCGAACTGGGAGTGATCCCCCTGGAGAACTCCCTGCAGGGCACCGTGGGCCAGAGCCTGGACCTCTTTTTGCGCCACGAGGTGTTCATCCAGTCCGAGCTCTACTGCAAGATCAGCCACGCACTGCTCTCCAAGGGGTCGGACCTTTCGCGCATCGAGGAGATCTACTCCCATCCCCAGCCCTTGGCCCAGTGCGGCGGCTGGCTCAAGGCCCACCTGCCCATGGCCCGGATCATCCCGGCCGAGTCCACGGCCGCCGCCGCCCGGCGCGTGCTCTACAACCCCAAGGCCGCCGCCGTGGGCCACGTGAAGCTCTCCGAGATGCTGGGCCTGAACGTGCTGGCCAGCCGCATCGAGGACCTGCCCGACAACTGGACCCGCTTCCTGGTGATCGGCCCCGCCGAGACCAAGACCGGCAACCGCGACAAGACCTCCATCCTTTTCACCCTGCCCGACAAGCCGGGCAGCCTCTCCGCCGTGCTCAACCGCCTGGCCGTGGAGGGGATCAACCTGACCAAGCTCGAATCGCGCCCGCTGCGCGGCGAAAAGTGGAAATACGTCTTCTTCGCGGACCTCCAGTGCGACCTGGGCCGCGACGAGTTCAAGACCATGCTGGAGCAGCTGCGCCAGGAGCTCAACTCCCTGCGCATCCTGGGCAGCTACCCCACGGGGCCGCACCTGGACGTCTCCGGGTCCGCCGTGCTGGAACGGGCCTGATCAACACATGAGGAGCATCGCGTGAACGCCCCCATCGACATCAAGGCCCCGGCCTCCAAGTCCGTCTCGCACCGCGCCTTCATCTGCGCGGCGCTGGCGGAGGGGACCTCCCTGGTCACCGACGCCCTGGAGTCCGACGACCTCATCCGCACCCGGCGCTGCCTCACGGCCGCCGGGGCCGTCTTCCGCAACACCGAGCGCGGCTGGGAGATCACCGGCACGGCAGGCCGACCCTCCGGCGGCATGAAGCACCCCGCCGACTGCGACGTGGGCGAATCCGGCACCACCTGCCGCCTGCTCACCGCCGTGCTGGCCGCCGGACGCGGGCTCTTCCGCATCCACGGCGAGGGCCGCATGCACGAACGCCCCATCGGCCAGCTGGTCAGCGCCCTGGAACACCTGGGGCCGGTGTTCGAGTGGGAGGGCAAGCCCGGCTTCCCCCCCTTCGTCATCCGCACCGAGGGCCTCTGCGGCGACCACGCCGACGTGAGCCTGGAGGAATCGAGCCAGTACCTCTCGGGCCTCCTGCTGGCCGCGCCCATGGCCCTGCGCCCCATCGTCGTGGGGGTGGGCGGGGCCAAGGTGGTCTCCTGGCCCTACGTGTCGCTCACGCTCATGGCCATGGCCGACTTCGGCGCGGCCCTGGACGTGGAACTGCTCCAGGACGGGGCCTGGGTCCCCACGCCCTTTACCGAGGTGCGCGAGGTGGTCCCCGGCGGCATCCGCTTCCGCGCGCGGCCCACGCCCTACCGCGCCCGCTCCTACACCGTGGAGGGCGACTGGTCCAACGCCTCCTACTTCCTGGCCGCCGGGGCCGCCGGGCCAAGGCCCGTGCGCGTCACCGGTCTGCGGCGCGACTCCCTCCAGGGCGACCGCGCCATCCTGGACATCCTCCAGGCCATGGGCGCGAACGTGGAGTGGGACGACGCGGGCGTCACCGTTTCCGGCCAGGGCCTGCGCGGCGTGGAGGTGGACATGGGCCACTGCCCGGACCTGGTGCCCACGGTCTGCGCCGTGGCCGCCCAGGCGCAAGGCCCCACCACCATCCGCAACGTGGCCCACCTGCGCATCAAGGAGTCCGACCGCCTGGAGGCCTGCGCCGCCGAGATCGCCCGCGCGGGCGGCGTCACCGCCACCTTCGCGGACGGGCTAACCGTCACGCCCGCGCCCCTGGAGAAGGAGCGCCCCGTCACCTTCTCCACCTACGGCGACCACCGCATGGCCATGAGCCTCTCGCTCCTGGAACTGGCGGGGGTGGACGTGCGCCTGGACAAGCCCGCCTGCGTGGCCAAGAGCTTCCCCGGCTTCTGGGACCAGTGGAGGCTCGTGCGGTGAGCAAGCCTTCCGCCATCGCCACCCTTGCCGTGGTGGGCGCTTCCGGCAAGATGGGCCGCCTCTTCACGGCGCGCTGCCGCCGCGAGGGCCTGGCCTGCTTCGAGCTGGACGCCCCCCTGGACATGGACCAGGCCGCGCGCGCCCTCCCCAGGGCCGACCTGGTGCTCCTGTGCGTGCCCGCCCAGGCCGTCACGGAGGCGCTGCGCGCCCTGGCCCCGCTGATCCCCAAGGGATGCGCGGTGGCGGACATCTGCTCGGTGAAGGTGAGGCCCCTCGAAGAAATGCTCGCCCTGCACCCGGGCCCCGTGGTGGGCACGCACCCGCTGTTCGGCCCCGTGCCGCCCGAGGGCGAGGCCCCCCGCGTGGCCGTGTGCCCGGGCCGGGGCGAGGCGGCCTGTCTCCAGGTGGAGGAGCTGCTCGCGCGCCTGGGTTTCGCCCCCTTCCGCACCACCGCCCACGAGCACGACCGGGCCATGGCCTACGTGCAGGGGCTCAACTTCGTCTCCACCGTGGCCTACCTGGCGGCCCAGAGCGCCCACGAGGGCTTCGAGCGTTTCCTGACGCCCTCCTTCACCCGCCGCCTGGAGGCCTCGCGCAAGCTCATCCTGGAAGACGCCGAACTCTTCCGTCTGATCTTCGAGGCCAACCCCCACAGCCTGGAGGCCGTGCGCAGCTTCCGCAACTACCTCAACGTGGCCGCGGGCGGCGACCTGGAGCTCCTGGTGGAGCGCGCCAGGTCCTGGTGGAGACAGCCCGCCCCCGCCCCAACCTGCAACCGCGACGACGAACCGGCCCCCAAACACGGGATGCCAAAGGGGCTCGCCCCTTCGGCCGCCGAAGGATTCTCCCGCGACAGCGCACCAGCGCCCGACAGAGCGGCCGGGGAGACTCCCCCGGCCCCCACACGCTCCAACAAGGACGACACGCCATGATCGAGTTCATTCAGGAAGCCAAGTGGCTGCCCGCCGACGTGCAGACGCCCATCAGCCTCTATCTGGGGCTGGTGGGGGACCGTCCGGGCATTCTGTTCGAGTCCGCCGAGGTGGACGGACGCCTGGGCCGTTATTCGATCCTGGCCTGGGATTTCCGCCTCTCGGCCAACTGCCAGGACGGCAATCTGGTGGTCACCACCCGCGACGACCGCCTGAAGCCCCTGGAAGAGCTCACCGGCCGCCCCTTCCTGGAGGGCGTGCGCGAGCTGATGAAGCGCATCCGCGTTTCGCCGCCCGAGGGCTTCGCGGACCTGCCCGCCATCACCCGGGGGCTCTACGGCTACTTCGGCTACGCCTCGGCCGCCCTCTTCGAGCCCAAGCTCTCCAAGGTGATCCCCGAAAAGGACATGGAGGTCACCCTGGTGCTGCCCGGGCACGTGGTGCTCTTCGACCACCTGCGCCACCGCTGCTGTCTGCTCTCCCTGGGCGGGGGCATGCGCCCCAAGCTGGACGCCTCGGCGGTGCTGCGCTCCTCCGAGAAGCCCGAGATGGGGGGCGTCTTGCACCATCCGGGCGAGCAGGCCTTCCTGGCCGGGGTGGAGAAGGCCAAGGAGCTGATCCGCCAGGGCGAGTGCATCCAGGTGGTGCTCTCCAACCGCTTCCACGCGCCCTTCTCAGGCGACCCCTTCGCGGTGTACCGCAGGCTGCGCCAGGTGAACCCCTCGCCCTACATGTTCTTCGTGCGCCTGCCGCGCATCACCCTGGTGGGCTCCTCGCCGGAGTTCCTGGTGCGCTGCGTGGACGGCGCGCTCACCACCGCGCCCATCGCGGGCACGCGCCCGCGCGGGGCCGACGAGGCCCAGGACGACCTCCTGGCCCAGGACCTGTTGGCCGACCCCAAGGAACGCGCCGAACACGTGATGCTGGTGGACCTGGGCCGAAACGACCTGGGACGCATCGCCAAACCCGGCACCGTGCGGGTGGAGAAATTCATGCAGGTGGAGAAGTTCTCCCACGTGCTGCACCTGACCAGCTACGTGACGGCCAGGCTCAAGGACGGCCTGGACGCCCTGGACGTGATCGGCTCGGTGTTCCCCGCGGGCACGGTGTCGGGCGCGCCCAAGGTGCGCGCCATGGAGATCATCGCCGACACCGAGACCATCCCGCGCGGGCCCTACGCCGGGGCCATCGGCTGGCTGGGCCTGGACCCGGACCGCGTGGACCTGGACACGGGCATCCTCATCCGCACCATGTGGTTCCGCGACGGCATGGTGCACTGGCAGACGGGCGCGGGCCTGGTCTACGATTCGGACCCCGCGAAGGAATGGCAGGAGGTCCACAACAAGGCCCGCGTGCTGGCGGAAGTGCTGGCCGGGGAGGAGGAAGGCGATGTTTTTACTCATAGATAACTTCGACTCGTTCACCTTCAACCTGGTGCAGTATTTCCAGCAGCTGGGGCTGGACCCGGTGGTGAAAAAGAACGACGACCCGTCGATCCTGGAGCTGGCCGATTCCGGCAAGGTGGAGCTGTGCTGCATCTCGCCCGGCCCGAGCCGCCCGGAGAACGCGGGGCTGTGCGTGGAGTTCCTGGACCACCTGCCCAAGAAGACGCCGCTTTTGGGCGTGTGCCTGGGGCATCAGATACTCGGGCATTACGCAGGGGCTCCCGTGGTCGTCGCCGACAGGATCATGCACGGCAAGACGAGCCAGGTGACGCACCGCGAGAGCGGGCTCTTCGAGGGCGTGTCCAACCCCATGGAGGTCTGCCGGTACCACTCGCTCCTGGTGCTGGCCCACAAGGCCCCGGAGAAGCTGGAAATCACCGCCTGGACCGACGAGAACGAGGTGATGGGCCTGCGCTGGAAGGACCGCCCCTGGGTGGGCGTGCAGTTCCACCCCGAGAGCGTGCTGACGCCCGAGGGCATGCGCATGCTCAAGAACTTCCCGGAGAAGATCGCGTAGGCGCGCCATGCCCCTCCAGATCCGCCATCTCTCCCCGCAGGACGTGCTCGGCCACGAGACCACCCTGTGGAAGTATCTCTCCTTCGAGAAGTTTCTCGACTTTCTGCTGCTCAAGCGCCTCTACTTCCGGCGCTCCGACAAGCTCTCGGACCCCTTCGAGTGCCTTGTGCCGCCCGAGATGCGCTCCCCCTGCACGGCCATCGCCCTGCCCCCCGAGGAGTTGGACCTCCTGGCCGCCCACGAGCGCTACATCAACTCCGCCCGGCCCAAGGTGTTCCTCAACTCCTGGCACATCAACGAGTACGAGTCCGAGGCCATGTGGAAGCTCTTCGGCGGCCAGGGCCACTCCATCGCCATCCGCACCACCTTCGGGCGCATGCTCGCCCAGCTGGCCGCCCATGACCTCACCGCCGGCAAGGTCCTCTACAAGGACATGATCAAGGACGACTGCCGCATCGCCGACCTCTTCGACTTCGCCCTGCTCAAGCGCAAACCCTTCGAGCACGAACGCGAATTCCGGCTGATCTACATCAACGAACAAGGCGACGAGAACCCGAGGCTCCTGGACGGCCTGGGCCTGCACATCCCCGTGGAGCCCGCCGCACTGATGGACGCCGTCTACGTCTCGCCCCTCTCCGAACCCTGGCAGTTCGAGCTGACACAGACCATCGTGACCGGCCAAGGCCTCTCCGACCGCCTGATCCGCTCGACGCTCTTCAACCTTCCGGGAACCCGGCGCTGACGCCGCACGCCCCGCCAACAAGGAGCCCATCCATGGAAGTTCTCGAACACCTGGCCCTCGGCAAGAACCTCACAGAAGAAGAGGCCCTCAAGTCCTTCCGCGCCATGTACTCGGGCGAGATGCCCGCCTCCTGCGTGGGCGCGTTCCTCATGGGCCTCAAGACCAAGGGCGAGACCGGCCTGGAGATCGCCTGCGGCGTCAAGGCCGCCCTCGAAGAGGCGCGCCTCGTGCCCGGCCTCGCCGGGCCGCGCATCGACACCTGCGGCACCGGCGGCGACAACACCTGCTCCTTCAACTGCTCCACCGCCACCGCCCTTTACCTGGCCGCCCTGGGCCACAAGGTGGTCAAACACGGCAACCGCAGCGTCTCCTCCACCTGCGGCTCGGCCGACGTGGTGGAATCGCTCGGGCTCACCCTCACCGTGGAGCCCGAGGCCGTGCCCGCGCAGCTCGACGCCCAGAACTTCGCCTTCCTCTTCGCCCCCAGCTACCACCCGGCCTTCAAGCGCATCATGCCCATCCGCAAGGAACTGGGTGCGCGCACGCTCTTCAACCTCATGGGGCCGCTTCTGAACCCCGCGCGCCCCACCCACCAGCTCCTGGGCGTGCCCACCGCCTCCTTCGTGCCCCTCATCGCCGAGGCCCTGGCCCTCTCGGGCATCCAGCGCGCCGCCGTGGTGCACGGCGCGGGCGGCTTCGACGAAATCTCGCCCTTCGGACCCGCCGAAGTGGTCTGGATCCGCGACGGCTGGACGCGCCGCGAAACCCTCGACCCCGAAACCCTCGGCATCCCCCGCCACAAGCTCTCCGAGGTGGCCGTGGCCAACAAGGACGAAGCCGTGGCCGTGCTCCTCGAACTGCTCCAGGGCCACGGCCCCGAAGCCATGAAGGACATGCTCGCCCTCAACCTGGGCTGCTGCCTGCACCTGCTCGAAGACGGCCTCACCCTCAAGGACGCCGTGGCCAAGGCCCGCGCCGCCATCGACCAGGGCAAGGCCGCCGCCTTCTGGGAAGGAAAGATCAATGCTTGAACGCTTCCGCCAGGCCAAGGCCGCCGAGATCGAACGTCTCCTCGCCCTGGAGGACGAAGGCAGCATGCCCCCCCCCTTCGAGGGCGAACGCCCGGACTTCCTGCGCGCCCTCTGGGACGTGGGACCCGGCGCGGTGATCGCCGAATACAAGCGCGCCTCGCCCTCCAAAGGCGACATCAACCTGGCCCTCGGCCCCGAACAGGCCGCCCAGGCCTACCGCGTCGCCGGGGCCGCCGCGCTCTCCGTGCTCACCGAGGAGGACCACTTCAAGGGCAGCCTGGACTTCCTCGCGCGCATGGCCCCCGCCGGGCTGCCCATGCTGCGCAAGGACTTCATCCTGCACCCCGTCCAGGTGATCCAGACCGCCGCCACCCCGGCCTCGGCCTTCCTGCTCATCGCGCGCATGTGCGAACAGGAAGAGCTGCGCGAAATGCTCGCCCTGGGCATGGCCTTCGACCTGCCCGCCGTGGTGGAAGTGTTCGACGAGGCCGACCTGGAAAAAGCACAGGCCCTGGACCCCGACATCGTACAGGTGAACAGCCGCGACCTGGACACCCTGACCACCGACCTCGCACGCGCCGAACGCCTGGGAAAACTCAAGCCCGAAGGACAGCTCTGGATCGCCGCCAGCGGCATCGCCACCCCCGAAGACCTGGACCGCATGGTACAGGCCGGGTTCGACGCCGTGCTCGTGGGCACTTCGTTGATGTGCGGGGCCGACCCGGGCGCGGCGCTCAAGGCGCTGACGCGGAGGACGGGATGACGGGGAAGAAGCCTCCGGCGGCCAAAGGGCTACGCCCTCTGGACTCCCGCTCCGCTTCGCGGGCTTCACCGGGTACGGCGTCGTCGGACGGGCGGCTGCGCCGCTCTTCGCCCGGGGGGGGCCGTGGCGCTTCGCGCCAGGTGATTGTGAGCAAGAATCCTCTTGGGATTTCTGAAGACAAATTCCTTGTTCATCGCCGCTTGCGGCGATGGCAGTCCGCCGGGATAAGCGCCTGCTTTGAGGCGCGTTCCCGGCGGGTGTACGCTGCAGGCGCCCGTCCGACGACACCCTACCCGGTGAAGCCCGCGAAGCAATTGCGGGTCCAGGGGGGTCACCCCCCTGGCGGGTCCAGGGCAGCGCCCTGGCGGGTGCGGGGCAGCGCCCTGCCGGGGCCTGGGGCGGAGCCCCGTCCAGGAGCCTCGCCGTGCTGGTGAAGGTCTGCGGCATGACGCTGTCTGCCCAGGTGGCGGCGCTCGACTCTTTGGGCGTGGACTTCCTGGGCTTCATCTTCGCGGCCAAGAGTCCCCGCCGCGTCACGCCGGAGCATGTGGCGTCGATTCCCCGTGGCCGGGCGAAGCGCGTTGGGGTGTTCGTGGAGCAGGACGCGGCGGAGGTGCGCCGGATCATGGACGCGGCGGGGCTGGACCTGGCGCAACTGCACGGCGGCCAGGACGAGCGGTTCTGCGAGGCCGTGGGACCGGACCGAGTGGTCCGGGTGTTCTGGCCCGAGCGTCACGCCCGGGCGCTGGCCGAGGCGGGTCTGGATGCCGACGCGGCGCGTGTGCGGGCGAGCCTGGAGGCCGAGATGGCGCGTTTCGCCGGGGCGTGCGCGCTGATGCTCCTGGACGCGGGCACGTCGGGCGGCGGGCACGGGACATCGCTTGATTTCGCGGGGTTGGCGGGGCTTCACGCCCCGCGTCCCTGGCTCCTGGCCGGGGGGCTTTCCCCAGCCAACGCGGCCCGGGCCGTGCGGGAGGCTTCTCCCGCCGGGCTGGACCTCAACTCCGGCGTGGAGGACGCGCCGGGGGTGAAGAACCTGGACATGACGAAGAAAACGCTCAATATAATTAAAAGTTTTTGAAGGAGAGTCCAGAGAGGAAACTTTTTTCAAAAAGTTTCCTCTCTGGCCGCCGGAGGCATCCATCATGCAGAAAGGCTATTTCGGACAATTCGGGGGCATGTTCGTGCCCGAACTTCTCATGCCGCCGCTTCTGGAAATCGAAGAGGCCATGAACACCATCGTGCCCAGCGAGGCTTTCCAGGCGGAGTTCAAGGCCCTGCTGGAGGACTACGTGGGCAGGCCTTCGGCCCTGTACCGCTGTCCCAACCTCTCGAAGCGGCTGGGCTTCAACCTCTGGCTCAAGCGCGAGGATCTGAACCACACCGGCGCGCACAAGATCAACAACGCGCTGGGCCAGGGTCTGTTGTGCCGCCACATGGGCAAACAGGTGCTGCTGGCCGAGACGGGCGCGGGCATGCACGGCGTGGCAACGGCCACGGCGGCGGCCATGCTGGGCCTGGAATGCGTGGTGTACATGGGAGCGGAGGACGTTTCGCGCCAGTCGCACAACGTCAAGCGCATGGGGCTTCTAGGCGCGCGCATCGTGCCCATCGAGTCGGGCACGCGCACGTTGAAGGACGCCATCAACGCGGCGCTGCGCATGTGGATCGCGGAGCAGCGCACCACGCACTACTGCTTCGGCACGGCAGCGGGTCCGCACCCGTTCCCCACGCTGGTGCGCGAGTTCCAGTCGGTGATCGGGCGCGAGGCCAAGGAGCAGATGCTGCGCAAGGCCGGGAAGCTGCCAGACTACGTGGTGGCCTGCGTGGGCGGCGGCTCCAACGCCATCGGGGCCTTCCACGAGTTCGTGCCGCACGGCGAGGTGCAGCTCATCGGCGTGGAGGCGGCGGGCACGGGCGAGCCGGGCTGCCACCACTCCGCGCCGCTGAACCTGGGCACGCCGGGCGTGCTGCACGGGGCCATGAGCATGTTGCTGCAGACGAAGGACGGCCAGATCGAGCCCTCGCACTCCATCGCGCCGGGGCTGGACTATCCGGGCGTTGGGCCGGAGCACGCGGGCCTCCAGGCCTCGGGCCGGGCGCGCTACGCCACGGTGAACGACTCCCAGGCCTACAACGCCTTCCGGACGCTCTGCCGCGAGGAGGGAATCATCCCGGCCCTGGAGAGCTCCCACGCCGTGGCCTGGGCGCTGGAGAACGTGCGGAGCATCCCCAAGAAGAGCGACGTGCTGGTCTGCCTGTCGGGCCGGGGCGACAAGGACATGGGGATCATCGAGGAG
This window contains:
- a CDS encoding 3-dehydroquinate synthase II family protein, encoding MKQVWFKAIPFEKKLVTLALESGVDAVLAEPQHADAVRALGRVEVFTPEEAAFVALASKADEQTAVDALRDGRKTVLTLGWEIIPVENILAQAKGLAVEVDGLDRALLAAGILERGVDAVLVLPEAAGDLKRIVAGVKLSQGAMPLETAVVTSIKAAGLGHRVCVDTMSVLKKGQGMLVGNSSAFTFLVHAETESNPYVAARPFRVNAGAVHAYAVMPGDRTTYLEELASGDEVLIVSASGETSLATIGRTKVEVRPMLLVTARTAEREGAVFLQNAETIRLTRPGGEPVSVVALKPGDEILVRSDQAGRHFGMRIAEEIKEG
- the aroA gene encoding 3-phosphoshikimate 1-carboxyvinyltransferase, which encodes MNAPIDIKAPASKSVSHRAFICAALAEGTSLVTDALESDDLIRTRRCLTAAGAVFRNTERGWEITGTAGRPSGGMKHPADCDVGESGTTCRLLTAVLAAGRGLFRIHGEGRMHERPIGQLVSALEHLGPVFEWEGKPGFPPFVIRTEGLCGDHADVSLEESSQYLSGLLLAAPMALRPIVVGVGGAKVVSWPYVSLTLMAMADFGAALDVELLQDGAWVPTPFTEVREVVPGGIRFRARPTPYRARSYTVEGDWSNASYFLAAGAAGPRPVRVTGLRRDSLQGDRAILDILQAMGANVEWDDAGVTVSGQGLRGVEVDMGHCPDLVPTVCAVAAQAQGPTTIRNVAHLRIKESDRLEACAAEIARAGGVTATFADGLTVTPAPLEKERPVTFSTYGDHRMAMSLSLLELAGVDVRLDKPACVAKSFPGFWDQWRLVR
- the pheA gene encoding prephenate dehydratase, whose protein sequence is MTSNTDDPARDEPLVAVRDAIDQVDQDLLALLNRRAALSLEVGRLKAGSDEPVFKPFREKEVLEKLARENPGPLPDEHLRSIYREIMSSSRRLQRTQKVAYLGPEGTFSYFAAVSYLGRSSEFTPQPGIPEVFEAVHLRDAELGVIPLENSLQGTVGQSLDLFLRHEVFIQSELYCKISHALLSKGSDLSRIEEIYSHPQPLAQCGGWLKAHLPMARIIPAESTAAAARRVLYNPKAAAVGHVKLSEMLGLNVLASRIEDLPDNWTRFLVIGPAETKTGNRDKTSILFTLPDKPGSLSAVLNRLAVEGINLTKLESRPLRGEKWKYVFFADLQCDLGRDEFKTMLEQLRQELNSLRILGSYPTGPHLDVSGSAVLERA
- a CDS encoding prephenate dehydrogenase/arogenate dehydrogenase family protein is translated as MSKPSAIATLAVVGASGKMGRLFTARCRREGLACFELDAPLDMDQAARALPRADLVLLCVPAQAVTEALRALAPLIPKGCAVADICSVKVRPLEEMLALHPGPVVGTHPLFGPVPPEGEAPRVAVCPGRGEAACLQVEELLARLGFAPFRTTAHEHDRAMAYVQGLNFVSTVAYLAAQSAHEGFERFLTPSFTRRLEASRKLILEDAELFRLIFEANPHSLEAVRSFRNYLNVAAGGDLELLVERARSWWRQPAPAPTCNRDDEPAPKHGMPKGLAPSAAEGFSRDSAPAPDRAAGETPPAPTRSNKDDTP
- a CDS encoding 2-amino-3,7-dideoxy-D-threo-hept-6-ulosonate synthase, with translation MLIGKAVRLERIFNRNNNRTIVVPMDHGVTVGPIDGLIDMRETINQVAEGGANAVLMHKGLVRCSHRKRGRDVGLIIHLSASTTISPFPNAKTLVATVEDALKLGADGVSLHINLGDETERHMLEDFGHATSKATEWGMPVLAMVYARGPKVKNEYDPATVAHCARVGMELGADVVKVPYTGDVETFAKVCESCCIPVVIAGGPKLSDVRDLVTMAHDSVQAGGSGLSIGRNIFQYAQPSRLVQALHGVVHLNWEVEQAMELLKD
- a CDS encoding type II toxin-antitoxin system HicB family antitoxin, producing the protein MHDLSKYPFEIRTLSPEDGGGFLISYPDFNVCVSDGATIEEALANGREALAETIAALEETGHPVPEPGSGQTASGQFRQRLPKSLHARLVSQAKKEGVSMNMLVATYIAEGLGKRGRAR